One Streptomyces sp. NBC_01237 genomic region harbors:
- the ggt gene encoding gamma-glutamyltransferase: MRRSVGRNTSFLAVFAVVASIGAAAPAGSAPPAATRPAPAKSPVAVGYGGAVASVDEDASAAGIEVLRKGGNAVDAAVATAAALGVTEPYSAGIGGGGYFVYYDAKKRTVRTIDGRETAPRSADSSLFLENGKPIPFNDAVTSGLGVGTPGTPATWDKALDTWGTKSLRTLLKPAERLADDGFVVDETFRSQTEGNQARFADFPASAELFLPGGRLPVVGSVFKNPDLARTYRELGREGVDELYRGELADDIVRTVRRPPVDPRADRVVRPGDLTGKDLKAYRALRQDPTKVGYRGLDVYGMAPSSSGGTSVGEALNILESTDLSRAGKVQYLHRLIESSRIAFADRGRWVGDPAFEDVPTRGLLSQRFADSRECLIKDDAVLTSPLAPGDPSDPTACATGGTAAPTTYEGENTTHLTAADKWGNVVAYTLTIESTGGSGITVPGRGFLLNNELTDFSFAPANPAVHDPNLPGPGKRPRSSISPTIVLKHGKPVLALGSPGGATIITTVLQSLTGHVDRGLPLVDAIAAPRASQRNAPTTEIEPGIWDSPVRAELEALGHVFKLNPEIGAATGVQRLPDGRWLAAAEKVRRGGGSAMVVHPSGRN; the protein is encoded by the coding sequence ATGCGCCGTTCCGTCGGCCGGAACACGTCGTTCTTAGCTGTTTTCGCTGTTGTCGCCTCGATCGGGGCCGCGGCCCCGGCCGGTTCCGCGCCGCCGGCCGCCACGCGCCCGGCGCCGGCCAAGTCGCCCGTGGCGGTGGGGTACGGGGGAGCTGTCGCGAGCGTCGACGAGGACGCCTCGGCGGCCGGTATCGAGGTGCTCCGCAAGGGAGGCAACGCGGTTGACGCCGCCGTGGCGACCGCGGCGGCGCTCGGTGTCACGGAGCCGTATTCGGCGGGCATCGGCGGCGGTGGCTACTTCGTCTACTACGACGCGAAGAAGCGCACCGTCCGGACCATCGACGGCCGGGAGACCGCGCCGCGCAGCGCGGACTCCTCGCTCTTCCTGGAGAACGGGAAGCCGATCCCGTTCAACGACGCCGTCACCAGCGGCCTCGGCGTCGGTACCCCCGGTACCCCGGCGACCTGGGACAAGGCGCTGGACACCTGGGGCACCAAGTCGCTGCGTACGCTGCTGAAGCCGGCCGAGCGGCTGGCCGACGACGGATTCGTCGTGGACGAAACGTTCCGCTCGCAGACCGAGGGAAATCAGGCCAGGTTCGCCGACTTCCCGGCGTCCGCCGAGCTGTTCCTGCCCGGCGGTCGGCTGCCGGTGGTCGGCTCGGTCTTCAAGAACCCCGATCTGGCGCGCACCTACCGGGAGCTGGGCCGCGAGGGCGTCGACGAGCTGTACCGGGGTGAACTGGCCGACGACATCGTCCGTACGGTCCGCCGGCCCCCGGTCGACCCGCGGGCCGACCGGGTGGTGCGGCCCGGCGATCTGACGGGCAAGGACCTCAAGGCGTACCGGGCGCTGCGGCAGGACCCGACGAAGGTCGGCTACCGGGGGCTCGACGTGTACGGCATGGCGCCGTCCTCGTCCGGCGGTACGAGTGTCGGTGAGGCGCTCAACATCCTGGAGTCCACGGACCTTTCGAGGGCCGGCAAGGTCCAGTATCTGCACCGGCTCATCGAATCGAGCCGGATCGCGTTCGCCGACCGGGGGCGCTGGGTCGGCGACCCGGCGTTCGAGGACGTGCCGACCCGCGGGCTGCTGAGCCAGCGGTTCGCGGACTCGCGGGAGTGTCTGATCAAGGACGACGCGGTGCTGACCAGCCCGCTCGCGCCCGGTGACCCGAGCGACCCGACCGCCTGCGCGACCGGTGGGACGGCCGCCCCGACGACGTACGAGGGGGAGAACACCACGCATCTGACGGCCGCCGACAAGTGGGGCAACGTCGTCGCGTACACCCTGACCATCGAGTCCACCGGCGGCAGCGGCATCACGGTGCCCGGCCGCGGCTTCCTGCTCAACAACGAGCTGACCGACTTCTCCTTCGCGCCCGCCAACCCGGCGGTCCACGACCCGAATCTGCCGGGTCCGGGCAAGCGGCCGAGGTCGTCGATCTCACCGACCATCGTGCTGAAGCACGGCAAGCCGGTGCTGGCCCTGGGGTCCCCGGGCGGCGCCACCATCATCACCACCGTGCTCCAGTCCCTGACCGGCCATGTCGACCGGGGCCTCCCGCTGGTCGACGCCATCGCCGCGCCGCGCGCCAGCCAGCGCAACGCGCCGACGACGGAGATCGAGCCCGGAATCTGGGACAGCCCGGTGCGGGCGGAGCTGGAGGCGCTCGGCCACGTCTTCAAGCTGAATCCGGAGATCGGCGCGGCCACCGGCGTACAGCGGCTGCCGGACGGCCGGTGGCTGGCGGCGGCGGAAAAGGTGCGGCGGGGCGGTGGCTCGGCCATGGTGGTGCATCCGAGCGGCAGGAACTGA
- a CDS encoding nitrilase-related carbon-nitrogen hydrolase, translated as MSHVVRAALVQATWTGDTESMIAKHEEHAREAARQGARIIGFQEVFNAPYFCQVQEPEHYRWAEAVPDGPTVQRMRDLARETGMVIVVPVFEVEQSGFYYNTAAVIDADGSYLGKYRKHHIPQVKGFWEKYYFKPGNAGWPVFDTAVGKVGVYICYDRHFPEGWRQLGLNGAQLVYNPSATSRGLSSYLWQLEQPASAVANEYFIAAINRVGQEEYGDNDFYGTSYFVDPRGRFVGEVASDKEEELLVRDLDFDLIEEVRQQWAFYRDRRPDAYDGLVEP; from the coding sequence ATGTCCCACGTCGTACGCGCCGCACTTGTCCAGGCGACCTGGACCGGCGACACCGAATCCATGATCGCCAAGCATGAGGAGCATGCGCGCGAGGCCGCCCGGCAGGGGGCGCGGATCATCGGGTTCCAGGAGGTGTTCAACGCCCCCTACTTCTGCCAGGTGCAGGAGCCCGAGCACTACCGCTGGGCCGAGGCGGTGCCCGACGGGCCGACCGTCCAGCGGATGCGTGACCTGGCCCGCGAGACCGGCATGGTGATCGTCGTGCCGGTCTTCGAGGTCGAGCAGAGCGGCTTCTACTACAACACCGCGGCGGTGATCGACGCCGACGGCTCGTACCTCGGCAAGTACCGCAAGCACCACATCCCGCAGGTCAAGGGCTTCTGGGAGAAGTACTACTTCAAGCCCGGAAACGCCGGGTGGCCCGTCTTCGACACCGCCGTGGGCAAGGTCGGCGTCTATATCTGCTACGACCGGCACTTCCCCGAGGGGTGGCGACAACTGGGTCTCAACGGAGCTCAGTTGGTCTACAACCCGTCGGCCACCTCGCGCGGTCTCTCCAGCTATCTCTGGCAGCTGGAACAGCCCGCGTCCGCCGTCGCCAACGAGTACTTCATCGCCGCGATCAACCGGGTCGGCCAGGAGGAGTACGGCGACAACGACTTCTACGGCACGAGTTACTTCGTCGACCCGCGCGGTCGGTTCGTCGGTGAGGTCGCCAGCGACAAGGAGGAGGAACTCCTGGTCAGGGACCTCGACTTCGACCTGATCGAGGAGGTCCGTCAGCAGTGGGCGTTCTACCGGGACCGCAGGCCGGACGCGTACGACGGGCTGGTGGAGCCGTGA
- the murJ gene encoding murein biosynthesis integral membrane protein MurJ has protein sequence MVPGAEAAGDGTAKPASVLRSGAVMAAGSVVSRATGFIRSAVVVAALGTGLAADGYTVANTVPNILYMLLIGGALNAVFVPELVRAAGHHADGGAAYTDRLLTVCTVGLVALTAITVAGAPLIVSLYTDYTGRQAELTVALARYCLPQILFYGLFTLLGQVLNARGRFGAMMWTPVLNNVVIIAVFGLYLSVAAGSDGALGDADAQLLGWGTTAGTAVQTLALIPALRAARFRWRPRFDWRGSGLTRPLRSAGWLVLLVLTNQLAYWVVTRLSTGTGQRAVDQGVPGGAGYTAYSYAYQLLVVPQGIITVSLVTALMPRMSRAAADGDAAGVRRDVSYALRTSAAAVVPAAAVLLVLAPWVMGSVFGYGRTTDADIAVMAGMLAAFAPGLIAFSGQYVLTRGFYAMSDTRTPFLLNLVIAGVNAALCVAAYLLLPARWAVTGMAGAHSVAFFAGFAVTAYVLHRRVPGAGGGALLRSPALGAHLRLIAACVPAGALAYGAARAVEGAGDAAAAGTGALVLLLVVVLLARPLGIVEIDAMVTAGRGRLRRR, from the coding sequence ATCGTCCCCGGCGCGGAGGCCGCCGGGGACGGCACGGCGAAGCCCGCTTCCGTGCTGCGCAGCGGAGCCGTCATGGCGGCGGGCTCCGTCGTCTCCCGCGCCACCGGCTTCATCCGCTCGGCGGTCGTCGTCGCCGCACTCGGCACCGGGCTTGCCGCCGACGGGTACACGGTCGCCAACACCGTCCCCAACATCCTGTACATGCTGCTCATCGGCGGCGCCCTCAACGCGGTCTTCGTCCCCGAGCTGGTAAGGGCAGCCGGACACCACGCCGACGGCGGAGCCGCGTACACCGACCGGCTGCTGACCGTGTGCACGGTCGGCCTCGTCGCGCTCACCGCGATCACGGTGGCCGGTGCGCCCCTCATCGTCTCCCTCTACACCGACTACACGGGCCGGCAGGCCGAGCTGACCGTCGCCCTCGCCCGCTACTGCCTGCCGCAGATCCTCTTCTACGGGCTCTTCACCCTCCTCGGTCAAGTCCTCAACGCCCGCGGCCGCTTCGGCGCGATGATGTGGACCCCGGTCCTCAACAACGTCGTGATCATCGCGGTGTTCGGTCTCTACCTCTCGGTCGCGGCGGGCTCCGACGGCGCCCTCGGCGACGCCGACGCCCAGCTGCTCGGCTGGGGGACGACCGCCGGAACAGCGGTGCAGACCCTCGCCCTGATCCCCGCGCTGCGCGCCGCCCGGTTCCGCTGGCGGCCCCGCTTCGACTGGCGCGGCAGCGGGCTGACCCGGCCGCTGCGCTCGGCGGGCTGGCTCGTGCTGCTCGTCCTGACCAACCAGCTCGCCTACTGGGTGGTGACCCGGCTCTCCACCGGTACCGGGCAGCGCGCCGTCGACCAGGGGGTGCCGGGCGGCGCCGGATACACCGCCTACAGCTACGCGTACCAGCTCCTGGTCGTCCCGCAGGGCATCATCACCGTCTCCCTGGTCACCGCGCTGATGCCGAGGATGAGCCGGGCGGCGGCCGACGGGGATGCGGCCGGGGTGCGGCGGGACGTCTCGTACGCCCTGCGGACCAGCGCCGCGGCCGTCGTGCCCGCGGCGGCCGTCCTGCTCGTGCTGGCACCGTGGGTGATGGGGTCGGTCTTCGGGTACGGGCGGACCACGGACGCCGACATCGCGGTGATGGCAGGCATGCTGGCGGCCTTCGCACCGGGGCTGATCGCCTTCTCCGGACAGTACGTGCTCACCCGCGGCTTCTACGCGATGAGCGACACCCGCACCCCCTTCCTCCTCAACCTGGTGATCGCCGGGGTCAACGCCGCACTGTGCGTGGCCGCGTATCTGCTGCTGCCCGCCCGCTGGGCGGTGACCGGGATGGCCGGGGCGCACTCGGTGGCGTTCTTCGCGGGGTTCGCCGTCACCGCGTATGTGCTGCACCGGCGCGTCCCGGGGGCGGGCGGCGGCGCGCTGCTGCGGTCGCCCGCGCTGGGGGCGCACCTCCGGCTGATCGCCGCGTGCGTGCCGGCCGGGGCGCTGGCGTACGGGGCGGCACGGGCGGTGGAGGGCGCGGGCGACGCGGCGGCCGCCGGGACCGGGGCCCTGGTGCTGCTGCTCGTGGTGGTCCTGCTGGCCCGGCCGCTGGGAATCGTGGAGATCGACGCGATGGTGACGGCGGGCCGGGGGCGGCTCCGGCGGCGCTGA
- a CDS encoding CocE/NonD family hydrolase, protein MGRPNPALRTTASITTAAVLFAGAALGAAPAAAAPPATAPAGASASGLTFHDIPGSGGITLKGNVFTPAGAAAGTKHPLIVLPTSWGMPQIEYAAQAQRLADSGYVVVSYTSRGFWLSGGSIEVAGPPDIADVSAVIDWALDHTPADPDRIGMGGVSYGAGISLLAAGHDKRIKAVAALSGWADLIDSIYSGRTQHLQAAALLGGAGLLTGRPGEELTRTLTDFLGSNLAKEADMIAWGKKRSPATYLDRINANGAAIMMGNAWGDTIFPPNQYASFYEKLTGPKRLEFRPGDHATAEATGLLGLPNDTWTSTHRWFDRYLKGERNGIDTERPVQLKSRTDKGYEGYPDWKSVGAGKHRIELDGTKKILANVDSGANGGIVMLSNALDQFVKLPPVASIPLLPRAFASVWQSGPYAAARHIRGTAALHTTVTSTEESGTLVAYLYDVGPLGLGKLVSNAPYTFHGQTPGRPFPVDLELFSTAYDVPAGHRLALVIDTVDPLYIEHNPTGSQLTFSSPGADPSYLSVPLREK, encoded by the coding sequence GTGGGACGTCCGAACCCGGCTCTGCGCACCACCGCTTCGATCACGACCGCCGCGGTCCTGTTCGCCGGAGCCGCCCTCGGGGCGGCCCCGGCGGCGGCCGCCCCGCCCGCCACCGCTCCGGCGGGCGCCTCCGCCTCCGGCCTGACCTTCCACGACATCCCCGGCTCGGGCGGCATCACGCTCAAGGGCAATGTCTTCACCCCCGCCGGAGCCGCGGCAGGCACGAAGCATCCGCTGATCGTGCTCCCCACCAGCTGGGGGATGCCACAGATCGAGTACGCCGCACAGGCCCAGCGGCTCGCCGACTCCGGCTACGTGGTGGTCAGTTACACCTCACGCGGCTTCTGGCTCTCCGGCGGGAGCATCGAGGTCGCCGGGCCGCCGGACATCGCCGATGTCTCCGCCGTCATCGACTGGGCGCTGGACCACACCCCCGCCGACCCGGACCGCATCGGCATGGGCGGCGTCTCCTACGGCGCGGGCATCAGCCTGCTGGCCGCCGGGCACGACAAGCGGATCAAGGCCGTCGCCGCGCTCAGCGGCTGGGCCGATCTCATCGATTCGATCTACAGCGGCCGCACCCAGCACCTCCAGGCCGCCGCCCTCCTCGGCGGAGCGGGGCTGCTCACCGGCCGCCCCGGCGAGGAACTCACCCGGACCCTGACCGACTTCCTCGGCTCCAACCTCGCCAAGGAAGCGGACATGATCGCCTGGGGCAAGAAGCGCTCCCCCGCGACGTATCTGGACCGGATCAACGCCAACGGCGCCGCGATCATGATGGGCAACGCCTGGGGCGACACCATCTTCCCGCCCAACCAGTACGCCTCGTTCTACGAGAAGCTCACCGGCCCCAAGCGCCTGGAGTTCCGCCCCGGCGACCACGCCACCGCCGAGGCCACCGGACTGCTCGGCCTGCCCAACGACACCTGGACGAGCACGCACCGCTGGTTCGACCGGTATCTCAAGGGCGAGCGCAACGGCATCGACACCGAGCGGCCGGTCCAGCTCAAGTCCCGTACCGACAAGGGCTACGAGGGCTACCCGGACTGGAAGTCGGTCGGCGCCGGGAAGCACCGGATCGAGCTGGACGGCACGAAGAAGATCCTGGCGAATGTCGACTCGGGTGCCAACGGCGGCATCGTCATGCTGTCCAACGCCCTCGACCAGTTCGTGAAGCTGCCGCCCGTCGCCTCCATCCCCCTGCTGCCGCGCGCCTTCGCGAGCGTCTGGCAGTCCGGGCCGTACGCCGCCGCCCGGCACATCCGCGGCACCGCCGCGCTGCACACCACGGTCACCAGCACCGAGGAGAGCGGCACCCTCGTCGCCTATCTCTACGACGTGGGGCCGCTCGGCCTCGGCAAACTGGTCAGCAACGCCCCCTACACGTTCCACGGGCAGACCCCGGGCCGGCCGTTCCCCGTGGACCTGGAGCTGTTCTCCACGGCCTACGACGTCCCGGCCGGTCACCGGCTCGCCCTGGTGATCGACACCGTTGATCCGCTGTACATCGAGCACAACCCGACCGGCTCGCAGCTGACCTTCTCCTCGCCCGGTGCGGATCCGAGTTACCTCTCGGTCCCGCTGCGCGAGAAGTGA
- a CDS encoding PPOX class F420-dependent oxidoreductase: MTLQDFARSEYVSLTTYRKDGTPVATPVWAAADGEVLYIWTRSDSWKVKRLRNNGRVLVTVCDMRGRIAEGATGAEGTARLLDEAGTRAVRKVLARKYTWKFWIVDWPATVVRLGKRPHTGIAVTF, translated from the coding sequence GTGACTCTTCAGGACTTCGCCCGCAGCGAGTACGTCAGCCTCACCACGTACCGGAAGGACGGCACCCCCGTCGCCACGCCCGTCTGGGCGGCGGCCGACGGCGAGGTGCTGTACATCTGGACCCGCTCCGACTCGTGGAAGGTGAAACGCCTGCGCAACAACGGCCGGGTCCTGGTCACCGTCTGCGACATGCGCGGCCGGATCGCGGAGGGCGCCACCGGCGCCGAGGGCACCGCACGGCTGCTCGACGAGGCGGGGACCCGGGCGGTACGCAAGGTGCTGGCCCGCAAGTACACCTGGAAGTTCTGGATCGTCGACTGGCCCGCCACGGTCGTCCGGCTCGGCAAGCGCCCGCACACGGGTATCGCCGTCACCTTCTGA
- a CDS encoding aldo/keto reductase: MRYTLFGRTGLRVSELALGAMTLGSHESGPDAVRDTSGRIVDAYVEAGGNFLDTADIYAAGTSETVLGEVLGDRRDSLVLASKYTCATARGDVNSAGNHRKNLVRSVEQSLGRLRTDRLDVLWVHARDNFTPVEEVMRALDDLVRTGKVLYVGVSDWPAWEIAQASTLAELRGWTAFAGSQLRYSLLERTPERELLPQARAFDQAVFAWSPLARGRLTGTHSVDGTAPAAGDGRDGTERRAYETVRAVVEIAERGGWTPAQVALAWLRGRPGNIVPIIGASTEAQLTDNLACLDVELDADAVERLDTVSAVPLGFPHDFLREPGIRETVYGDRWADIEDRRSTYRRTTGDVR; this comes from the coding sequence GTGCGTTACACACTGTTCGGCAGAACCGGTCTGCGAGTCAGCGAACTGGCACTGGGTGCCATGACGCTGGGCAGCCATGAGTCGGGGCCGGACGCCGTCCGGGACACCAGCGGGCGGATCGTCGACGCGTATGTCGAGGCGGGCGGCAACTTCCTCGACACGGCCGACATCTACGCGGCGGGCACCTCGGAGACGGTCCTCGGGGAGGTGCTCGGCGACCGCCGCGACTCCCTCGTCCTCGCCAGCAAGTACACCTGCGCGACCGCCCGCGGCGACGTCAACTCCGCGGGAAATCACCGCAAGAACCTCGTGCGGTCGGTGGAACAGAGCCTCGGCCGGCTGCGCACCGACCGGCTCGACGTGCTGTGGGTGCACGCACGGGACAACTTCACCCCGGTCGAGGAGGTCATGCGGGCCCTCGACGATCTCGTACGCACCGGGAAGGTGCTCTACGTCGGGGTCTCGGACTGGCCCGCCTGGGAGATCGCCCAGGCCAGTACGCTCGCCGAGCTGCGCGGGTGGACGGCCTTCGCCGGTTCGCAACTGCGCTACAGCCTGCTGGAGCGTACGCCGGAACGCGAACTGCTCCCCCAGGCACGCGCCTTCGACCAGGCCGTCTTCGCCTGGAGCCCGCTGGCCCGCGGCCGGCTCACCGGCACCCACTCCGTCGACGGCACGGCTCCGGCGGCGGGCGACGGCCGCGACGGCACGGAACGCCGCGCGTACGAAACGGTCCGCGCGGTCGTGGAGATCGCCGAGCGGGGCGGCTGGACCCCGGCCCAGGTCGCACTGGCCTGGCTGCGCGGGCGTCCCGGCAACATCGTCCCGATCATCGGCGCCTCCACCGAGGCCCAGCTGACCGACAACCTGGCCTGTCTGGACGTCGAGCTGGACGCCGACGCGGTCGAGCGCCTGGACACGGTGAGCGCGGTGCCGCTGGGCTTCCCGCACGACTTCCTGCGCGAACCGGGAATCAGGGAGACGGTGTACGGAGACCGTTGGGCGGACATCGAGGACCGGCGCTCCACCTACCGGCGTACGACCGGCGACGTCCGGTAG
- a CDS encoding glycoside hydrolase family 75 protein, which produces MRTRTLALTAVCGAALLGPAALPANATAGSRPAGDGEGPVTAAALLARMTSCTRISKGKYRTDASRPKATVPVCGTDDAVFWKADMDIDCDGRKTKACNRKTDPYFLPETAFVTSGGGPLDSAALPYIVVPGPSSVWDYRKSQIRGGSVAAVIHRDRVRYAVVGDTGPGGIIGEASYATARALGIDPDPRTGGTGSGVTYLVFKGSRVSPIESRAKAVTTGEALARKFLGSG; this is translated from the coding sequence GTGCGTACCCGAACGCTCGCCCTGACCGCCGTCTGCGGCGCCGCTCTGCTCGGCCCCGCGGCACTGCCCGCCAACGCCACTGCCGGTTCCCGGCCGGCCGGGGACGGGGAGGGGCCGGTCACCGCCGCCGCGCTGCTGGCCCGGATGACGTCCTGTACGCGGATCTCCAAGGGGAAGTACCGCACGGACGCCTCCCGGCCGAAGGCCACCGTCCCCGTGTGCGGCACGGACGATGCCGTGTTCTGGAAGGCGGACATGGACATCGACTGCGACGGCCGGAAGACGAAGGCGTGCAACAGGAAGACCGACCCGTACTTCCTGCCGGAGACGGCGTTCGTGACGTCGGGCGGCGGACCGCTGGACTCGGCCGCGCTCCCGTACATCGTGGTGCCGGGCCCCAGCTCCGTCTGGGACTACCGGAAGTCCCAGATCAGGGGCGGCAGCGTCGCCGCCGTCATCCACCGTGACCGGGTGCGGTACGCCGTGGTGGGTGACACGGGCCCCGGCGGCATCATCGGAGAGGCGTCGTACGCCACCGCCCGCGCGCTCGGCATCGACCCCGACCCCCGGACCGGCGGCACCGGCTCCGGCGTCACCTACCTCGTGTTCAAGGGCTCCCGGGTCTCGCCGATCGAGAGCCGAGCGAAGGCGGTCACCACCGGTGAGGCGCTGGCGAGGAAGTTCCTCGGCAGCGGGTGA
- a CDS encoding helix-turn-helix domain-containing protein has product MVRTPLTPEERLRGERLGRLLREARGGRSMVTIAASAGLSAETLRKIETGRAPTPAFFTVAALAGALGLSMDELLTRCAPEPDAVPLIA; this is encoded by the coding sequence ATGGTACGTACGCCACTGACACCCGAAGAGCGCCTCCGCGGCGAACGGCTCGGCCGACTGCTCCGCGAGGCTCGCGGCGGACGCAGCATGGTCACCATCGCCGCGAGCGCCGGACTCTCCGCCGAGACCCTCCGCAAGATCGAGACCGGCCGGGCCCCGACCCCCGCCTTCTTCACGGTGGCGGCACTGGCCGGCGCACTCGGCCTCTCGATGGACGAACTGCTCACCCGATGCGCGCCGGAACCGGATGCGGTTCCCCTGATCGCCTGA
- a CDS encoding L,D-transpeptidase, with protein sequence MSSARRHIRRIAPAGRPARHALIGPVVVLGAALTACSGGGSTAVAGSGKAPDTSISVNLRGTKAAAGGPVKVTLARGELKKVTVTGGEGGALAGRISADGRSWTSERVAAPGTAYTVEAKDTDGGSDRAGFTTAPADKVNKLTLAPGKNTTVGIGQPLSIVFDNPVKDKTAVEKRLKVSTSNSTEGSWGWLQDYSGKDRVDWRPKEYWKSGTEVTLDAELNGVDTGGAGGWFVRDYTTTFTIGAAQVVKVDLDNHRLALHRDGKQVMDVPMSAGTPGGDKASWRGTAVLMSKEGTINMRSETVGLGDAYDKMVDSSMRLTWSGMYAHAAPWNAAYFGRVNHSSGCVGMSDANAASLYQQVLVGDPFEITGADAKGTVAEGNGYGAWNVSWADWRTKSALS encoded by the coding sequence TTGAGCTCTGCACGCCGGCACATACGCCGCATCGCCCCGGCCGGCCGTCCCGCCCGGCACGCCCTGATCGGCCCGGTCGTGGTGCTCGGTGCCGCACTCACCGCCTGTTCCGGTGGCGGGTCCACCGCGGTGGCGGGGTCGGGGAAGGCTCCGGACACCAGCATCTCGGTGAACCTGCGGGGCACGAAGGCCGCCGCGGGCGGGCCGGTGAAGGTGACGCTGGCGCGGGGCGAGCTCAAGAAGGTCACGGTGACCGGGGGCGAGGGCGGGGCACTGGCCGGGCGGATATCCGCCGACGGCCGTAGCTGGACGTCCGAGCGGGTCGCGGCGCCCGGCACGGCGTACACCGTGGAGGCGAAGGACACCGACGGCGGCAGCGACCGGGCCGGCTTCACCACGGCACCGGCGGACAAGGTCAACAAGCTGACCCTCGCCCCGGGGAAGAACACCACGGTCGGCATCGGGCAGCCGCTGTCGATCGTCTTCGACAACCCGGTGAAGGACAAGACCGCGGTGGAGAAGCGCCTGAAGGTCTCCACCTCGAACAGCACCGAGGGCTCCTGGGGCTGGCTCCAGGACTACTCGGGCAAGGACCGCGTCGACTGGCGGCCCAAGGAGTACTGGAAGTCCGGCACCGAGGTCACCCTGGACGCGGAGCTGAACGGCGTCGACACGGGCGGGGCGGGCGGCTGGTTCGTACGCGACTACACGACGACGTTCACGATCGGTGCCGCCCAGGTGGTCAAGGTCGATCTCGACAACCACCGGCTCGCCCTGCACCGCGACGGCAAGCAGGTCATGGACGTCCCGATGTCGGCGGGCACGCCCGGCGGCGACAAGGCGTCCTGGCGGGGCACGGCCGTCCTGATGTCCAAGGAGGGCACGATCAACATGCGCTCCGAGACGGTGGGCCTCGGCGATGCCTACGACAAGATGGTCGACTCGTCGATGCGTCTGACCTGGTCGGGCATGTACGCGCACGCCGCACCGTGGAACGCCGCCTACTTCGGCCGCGTCAACCACAGTTCGGGCTGTGTCGGCATGAGCGACGCGAACGCCGCGTCGCTCTACCAGCAGGTGCTAGTCGGTGACCCGTTCGAGATCACCGGGGCCGACGCCAAGGGCACGGTGGCCGAGGGCAACGGCTACGGCGCGTGGAACGTCTCCTGGGCCGACTGGCGGACGAAGAGCGCGCTGAGCTGA